The Hordeum vulgare subsp. vulgare chromosome 7H, MorexV3_pseudomolecules_assembly, whole genome shotgun sequence DNA window TCTAGGGTCGGGCGGCATCGGCGTCTTTGGTGTCATTTTCCCTCTTTGGACAACGCCATGAAGATATTGATCCCTTTTTTGCTTCCTTCGGGATGGATGTACACGTCATCATGGCTGGCAGGTGCCCGGAGGGTGGTGTTTGTGTGGCGTTGACACTTGTGTGGCGACAGTGATAGTAGCAAGAAGAGTAGGATCGTAACTTTCCTTCGTCGTCTGCTATATGGATTATCCCTAAGCGTGAAGTTGGAGCTATAGAGTTGCAGGGCGACGTGGCGGCAATGATGTCGTGTGATGGGCAGGTCGAGCTATGTTGGTTCTATGCAAGTTACTTTCTCCTATGAGTCTTGTCATGGAAGTCGGAGCTGCCTGGTCTTCGATGCGTTTGGTCAACTGTTTGGCATTGGTCGACGGAGTTCTCGCATGTCGCTCGTTTGTTGGGGTATTGAAAGGTCGTTAGCCATGGAGTGAGAGTCGCTTCCTCGAGGAGAGGTGACGACGATGACATTGCTGGCAACCTTGACGATGTCCTCTCCTTGGCGGTGTGTGTGAGTCTTGTGGGTAGACTGGTCGACCGAGGTGTCCTTTCTTTTTGTGCACGTATTTGTAGCGGTTTTCATGTGGCTCCCTGTTAATTAACCGAACAACTTGTTACCCTTTTTCTTTATTAACGAAATAAGGCAAAGCTTTGGTGACTACTACGAATCATTCGACTGTTTTCCTAGCGAAATCAGTCGGGTCCCCAGCCATCCAATCAATTCATTCCAGCCCTTAGATACGCACGCAGACGTTTCTCTCTCGGAATCTCGTGTCACCTCCAACCAGCCTCCATCTGCAACACCGAAAGTCGCAGGCGAGCATCCATCGGAGCACAGGAGAGCTGCCATGACAATAGCTCCATAGCAACACCGGCAAGTTCCCCAATGGAGCTGCAATGGAGCCGACGATGACCACCCCAATGCAACACCAAATGCTTGCCCCCGACAGCCGCCGATGACGCCGCATCGAGCCTCCGGCAAAGCTCCATTGCAACTCCAGTAAAGCACCATTGCAGCTCCGGTGAAGCTCGAATGTAACCACGACAGAGCTCCAACGACCTCGGCGGCGCTCCATTACAGCCCCGGGAGCGGTCCATTGCAGCGCAGAAGATGAAGAAGGATgttgtgatgcagcacacgacggCCATGGCAGAAGTTGCGACGTTGCGGGTGGCAACGATGGCGCAAGCAAGCTTTGCGGGAGCTGCAGTGCAGCGGCGTAAGGTGACGGCTGTTTTCAACAGCGGTGTCGGTGTGGCGTGTAGGAGAAGTCGTTGCAGCAACGCGAGCGGTGGCGGACGATAGCGCTGCCATGATTAGGATGTGTGAAGAAGAAAAAGGGGGAGAAGTACGAATGGCTCAACGCTTTTGCATGAAGAGCTAAGGGGAGGAAAGGATAAGGGAGGAACAGAGATTAAGCATGAAGAGCTAAGGGGAGGAAAGGACAAGGGAGGAACAGAGATAAGTAGCGCGTGGATCCAACCGGACGCGTGGCACAGGTTAGAGGCGACTTACGAAACCGATTAATTTTAAACGATTTCCAAAAGCTTTTGCCTTCGttttaaattttaaaaatagatAAATAATCATCGGTACTTAAAAAATGATTTATTTCTGTAGACACGTCATCTAAGCGATGCATAAGGCCTCATTCGCCCTCGCCGTGGCCGGCGTTTGGAAAAGAAATTGGCAAACGTTAAAAAGAAAACACCGAGAAAAATTAGTGCTTCGCGCTACAGCGAACCCCGAAGTAATTCAAATCAGAGCCGAAGCCGAGATTGACAGTCTGGTTCGTTTGTACGTCCGAGACATGCGCCATTGTGCAGTTGCCGGGACGGCAAGTTCATTGAACAATGCTCACTATTTGTTCCAGTATTTACTCCAAGAATTGAACTTTATTATCATTAGTCTAATCCATCTAGTAGGTAAGAATAAGCGGAGAGTTAACGGAATCAAGAACAAATAGACCAACAAAACCAAGAAACCAGAAATGAATGGACAACGAACAATCCGTGGGAACTAACGAAGGCGTGAGTGAAGTCAATCGGTTGTTCAGCCGCGGGAGCACTCGGCGGGGAAGCCCTGCGGGAATCGCCAGCCATCGTCGCAGTAGTTGTAGCGCATGTAGTCGCGCCTGGCCCAGGCGACGGTGCCGCGCTCGGCGTCGTCGAGCTGGCGGTCCATCCAGCGGCCGGTGCCGGCGGGGCAGGAGAGCGGGCGGCCGTCGCCGTTGGGCACACACGCGTCGGCGGAGTAGCCGCGGTAGGAGACGACGAAGGGCGCGCCGGACCAGTCGACGGGGACCTTGCCCTTCTGCGTGGCCCAGTAGCTGCCGTCCCAGAGCGTGGCGTGCACGGACATGGGCTTGGCGCCCGGGTAGGGCAGGTCGGCGTAGCGCGTGAAGCTGCGGATGAAGAGGTCGTCCACCTTGAAGATGACGTTCTTGTGGTTCCAGATGATGGTGTAGGTGTGGTAGTCGGCGGCCGGGTCGAACCAGAGGTCGAACTGGTGCTCCTTCTTGCCGTCGCCGTTGGCCCACACGTTGGTGTTGAGCACCACCGGCTGCCCCGTGGAGTTGCCCATGAACTCCATGTCGATCTCGTCGTGCCCGGGGCCGTCGCCCGACGACAGCTGCGGCAGCAAGTAACACCGGGGTCAGTCAATCTGGTGAACCATGTACTTATAATGCTCGGATCTGAATTGAATCTAATCTTATCTAACGCGTACGTAGAAGGAGGTGACGGTGCCGGCGGAGTTGCCGGGGACGAGCTTCATCTGGATGCTGAACTCGCCGTAGAGGTACTTGCGCCGGGAGCCGAAGGCGCCGCCGCCGGACTGTTGTGTGAGGATGAGCGACGCCACCTGCTGCCCCTGCGCGTTGTAGTCCGCGCGCACGTTGCCGTCCGTGGTGAACTCCTCGTACAGCCACGAGTCCGCCGTTGCCAGGAGCGCCACCACCACGGCGACCGACAAGGACACAGCCCGCGGCGCCATCGCCATGACACcttgctctgctctgctctgctctgctcggCTCTGCTTCTTGGGAAGGAGGAGGAAATGTGGAGGCAAGTGGAGTGGAAGTGGAACCGGGCGGGATACTGCCGTTGGCTCTGCTCCAGTGTGGTTGGTTTGGTAAGCGCTAGCGCCGGCCATCTAATACACTGCGCTGTCACGGGCGGAGGTGGTGGGATGACGCGTCTCGGATGGTTGTCGTTGTCTGACTTCCACGCTCCGCGGCGGCCGCACATGGACATGGACAGGAGTCGGTGCTCTGCTCTGCTGTCCCTCCCGTCCGCTGAGGCTGGTTTGgtttggtgcggcggccaagaacGCACAAGAGGACGATTTTGCGCGCGGTGTCGGTGATCTGCCGGCGCGAAGCTTCCGATAGTTGCATTCCTGCTACGAGAAAACTCCTTGTTTGCCACCGGAATAGCACATGGTGATCGCCTATGAATttggaaagaaaaaaaattgagTACATTTTGCTGCCCCAGATGCCTGCAACAGTGGCGGACCCAAAAATTAGGACAGGGAAGGCCAAGTATAGTTAAACCTTGTTAAGCAGGATCAATCCATCAAAAACACTATTTTAACACACACAAAATAATTATTACTGTTTATTCTAGGCTTAAATCACTAATGTTAGGGGGAGGGCCCTGGCTGGCACCCCTTGTCTCCGTCACTGGCCTGGCCTGCAAAATCTATCGAAAACACTAAAAATCTGACGTTGATTTTTTAGAGATGGAAAATCTGATGtgttattttttttttaaaaaggaggTTAAATGTGATGTTTTTTATGGACATTTATATTGACATGATGATGATAAATTTGGTTTACAAGCAGGACAGAAAATTGAACTGAAACGAATTTGTCAGGTTCGCCAACTATACTTCTCATGATCGGATAAACTAATTTACTATTAAAAATGTATGATTTATCATGGCAAAGAAACAACGTCAGAATTGTAGTGGAGTTCAAATCTATTTCATGCTATTGCAAGAGATAACCACCCCCTGAGTTGGCCGACCGATTAGTAGGACGGGTTTGAAGGTTGTTCTCTTACGGTTTTTCTCGGCCCTGGTTATCTTGCAGATTTCATGGACGAATTTTTCTTTCGGGTTTCTAGGGTTTTCTCTTTGGTTACtttttcttgttatttttccTTTGCTTCATTTTCTTCCATTTTTGTGTTTtcattccttcctttcatttttctttgttAACGATTTAAGTAAGTAAAGCAGTCATGTGTCAAAAACACCACCCCACATGCATGTCACATGCCTCAATGCACCCATATGTTGCTCTTCTCTCATATTTGTACCCCCATAATTACTATCCATCTAGTTTGAGGGTTTTATTCTACAAAGTTGAGTTTTCCCCCAATATATGCATCAGACACAACGTGAATATCATCTATTATGAATGTTTAGTAGTGTCATTCCTACAATAACTATTTCATAAATGTTTAGTAGTAGCAATGACActgctaagagcatctccagccgttaGGCGTCCACCGGGGCCGAAATAGCGTTGCCTGGGGCCAACCGGCGAAAAAACGGTTTGGGGAGGCTTGGATTTCCAGCCGCGCTCCCATCCAGCCGGTCACATGaggagagatatatatagagagaggaaGATTCCTTTTTTTGCATATGATGTGTCTATCATaaaaagagaggagagagaggctgGCCGGTGGGGTttgtgcatgtaaaaatagcgtcGTTCGCCCCCAAACGCCCCACCGGGAGGCTGTCATTCCTACAATAACTACTCCGTAAATGTTTAGTAGTAGCAATGACactcctaagagcatctccagccgttaGGTGTCCACCGGGGCCGAAATAGCGCTGCCTGGGGCCAACCAGCGAAAGAAAAGGTTTGGGGAGGCTCGGATTTCCAGCCGCGCCCCATCCAGCCGGTCACATGaggagagatatatatagagagaggaaAGATTCCTTTTTTATGCATATGGTGTGTTTATCATaaaaagagaggagagagaggctgACCGATGGGGTttgtgcatgtaaaaatagcgtcGTTCGTCTCCAAACGCCCCACCGGGGGCTGGGTTTGGCGTGAGATCGCCGGGACTAGCTTTGGTCAAATCCAACCCAAAACAACGTCTTGGGGGCACGATTGGGCGATTTTTTTAGTTCCGGCGATTAAAAAGGCGCTTGGGAGGGTGTTCTGGGAGCGcagctggagatgctctaaacaTTCACAGTTATATTTTCTCTATTCACAAACTAATACAAATTTTATTATCACTTTATTCTATTCATTCAAATAGTCTTACAGTACATTATATATATTTGCTTTGTGACTTTTTTTGCAAGGATATTTGCTTTGTGACTTATCCTCATTATTCTTGTATCATGATATTTGTTGTTTTACACTCTCATTTACACATTTACTTAACATAAAAAGGTTCACAACttgatacaacaacaacaacaaggcctTTATTCTCAAACAAGTTCGGATAGGCTAGCTTTAGTGAAGaacggggctttagtcccggttggcaacGACCTTTAGTATCGGGTCATCAATTGGGACTAGAGGGTGGGACTAAAGGCACTCATCCTTTAGTTCCGGTTGATCATAACACGGGACTAAAGTCCCTCCACGTGGCCACGAGCGTGCGATGGGGGCTGAAGGACCTTTAGTTTGAGTTGATGACACCAACCCACTAACCTGTTTTTTTTGTTGGGGTTTAGGGTTTatgatttattttccttttacttttgtgttttccattcaattctttttcatttctAACATATTTTACGTTACTACATATTGTACACATTGATGCATATATAATATAATTTCTCGTACGACCTTACACACACAAACACATTCCGCTTTCAGATATGACATCCGTAAGCAAAGATCTCACAATTTCCTTTTAAATTACTCATAGGCGTTTCtttatttatggacgtgatgcctatatacacatgatcattgccgtgaatatcgcataactattagCTTCCTATCAATTGTcccacagtaatttgtttacccgcatCATGCTATTTTCATTAGAGATGTCACTAGGGagaactatgcccccgggtctattaacCATATAATTACAAAACCtttaataccttgctgccattcacTTGTTTTCATCTTATTTtgtaatttacaattatctataattatctacacatcccacttgcttgcaaataaggacacaaggggattgacaaccctcttgttaGTGTTGGGTCCaagttatttgttcttttgtgtgcagtgcTGAAtatggttgttgttgatatttctattggttcaatatgttggggaacgttgcatggaaaacaaaaaaaattctacgcacacgaaagacctatcatggtgatgatcatctatgagaggggagatcggatgcaCATGCCCTTATAGATCGTTAAACGGGAAGCgtaaagaaacacggttgatatagtggaacatcttcgcgatccaaactcACAACAGTGAAGGTAAGTCCTAAAATCCACGTCTTGTGCACTTAGAATAAAGAGTTGATATAGCAGTTGCATGTGTTGGTGTAATGGTTGATTTCGTGTTTTTTattgttattttattttctttcatattttctttcatttttctctctttcttcatCGGGATTTTTTTTCGCTGTTATGTTCTTCTTTGTTATTTTTCTGTGCTTTCCTTGTTTCTTTCATGGTTTTCActggtttttcttctgtttattTCTTATTTATCTTTAGTTATTTCTTTCTTGGTATTTTAGCTTTCCtctcttttttggttttctttcttcgTTTTTTTACATGGTTTTAGTGGGGTTTTCTTCCTTTTCATTGTTTTCCCTGGTTTTTGTATACATGATCAATATTTTTTCTATACGTGTTAAAATATCTTGtaaatgcttgattattattttcgAATACTtggtcattctttatttataaatatttttacattttcaatAATTTTAATAAAATTTCTCGAATACAACATTATCATGTTAAAGAATGCATGTCTGCATTTTTTCTATTCACAGTTTGCATTTTTCAAATggttgattaacattttttaatgCAAGAGTAACTATTTCCGAATATGTAGTCAATTGTGTACTACATAAATTTAATATTTTTAAatgcttgattttttttttcaaatacaACTATAACATTTTTGgaataaaatacaaaaaatatgttTTTCATAAAGAGTCAACATTTTTTCTATAAACACTTAACACTTTTCATcgcttgattaacattttataAATACATGTCAAACATGCTTTGAATATATGGTCAACATTTCTTCCAAACATGCATTAAAAAATACCAGGTGTATACAAAAATTGTACAACATACACTAATTGAAAAAAAAATGTTTATAAAAATATTCCTGATGTATACGAATAATCCACATTGTGTGTGAAAAAATGTTTACTGCCATAAAAAATCCATTTTATTTAAAAGTGTTTATAAcatgttttaataaaaaaatctTCAACATGAGTCAAGTTAATGCCGGAAACCAACGAAAAAATCAAGAACTAAATGAAAAGAAATGAAAGCACAACAAAAGCCGTGAAATAAATTAAAAGATTAAACCAGTGTAAACTAACAATAAGTAAtaaagaaaaactaaaataaaaatggaAACCAAAGGAAAAAGGTTAAGATTGAGAAACATTAAAAACCAAGAAAGAAACAAAGGAAAACTAAGATAACAATAATTATAAAGAAAAAAACCCAAATAAGTCAACAATGTAACATAAGAGAAATAAAGctgacaaaaaacaaaaaaataaaacaagctGAAAATGAACCAAAGAAAACCAAAAGTAAAACGATGAGAAGagaagggaaacaaaaaaaatacaagaaagttgaaaataaacaaaagaataaacacaaaaataaaacaaTGAAATCAAGATACAAATGAACAGATAAGAATACAATAGAAAAGCTGAAGAAACCTCCCGCGAGCGAGCTTCTTTGATATAAAAAACGTAgtgaaaggaaaaaaacaagctCAATTGGCCGGCCCAGTGTGAGAGGAAAATGTGCTACAAACAAGATATAGATTTTTTAATACAATATAAACGAAAACGCTCATATACACGTGCACACATTCATCCTTATAAATGCAAACACGCACACCCTATTTCTATGAGCACCTTCAAGAGAATGAGTCGACATATCATCTTGAAATTTACGAAGTCATTCTAGGCACCTCGTTGTTGATGGAAAAGTCTCCTCCAACTGAATGACCATCGTAAAAAATCTTGAAATAAATCCATAAATAAATAGGAGCACCAGGAGTTAAACCTTTATGGACTGGAAATAGCATAGTCCCTCTAAGCAGATTGATTCGCCAAGCGAGATTTAATTGTCATCTCGTTAGGTCGTCCAATAAATGCCCCTGGCTGATTAACTGAGCAATGTTTATATCTCCCTTACAACATGCGAGAACTATGTCTCACTTACAGCGAGAGCAGCTCTCATCTAATCTGAACCTCTTTTGTGGGCGTACCATAATAGGCAGGACCATTTATAtttacttttttattttcttcatttttcttcgGTTCTTATTTGGTTCATTGTTTGCATTGTTTCTCTTTGGTTTGCACTATATgggtttcacttttattttgtttctttccCAGTTTTCATTTGTATTATTTAATTTTCATACCATGCCATTTTTAATGCATAccgtacatttttaggggtccacatgaagtacatgatgtgtatttttatttttattttggaaaTGGTGTATATTTTTTAAAATTCGTATTTTGAATAATTTCCTGAATACATATCTAGCATTTTATAAATGGACGGGAAACATTTTTGTAATGGCAATAGACATTACATACACCAAGTaattttttatatacatgtttaaCATTTCCTAAACAAAGAACCAACTCTCTAAAATATATGTTCATTTACAACTAATTTTGTTTAATGTATGCTATAAATTTTTTGTATGCATCAGAAACATTTTTTTCATATATAGATTTAACATTTCTTTAATACATGATAACATTTTTATACAACTTGTTTATATTTTCTACACAATGTACATACATATGAGAATAACTCATTTCTTAAACATTTAATATTTCCTAAATGCTTGAATAACGTAATTAAAATACTTTATTAACATTTTTAAATGATTcattaatattttttaaataagtgAAATACTCTTTCACATGCATTGTACATTTTTATATACATTTGCCATATACATGAGAACTATTTTTTATATacacatttttcatttttcaaatacttgattaatattttttaaaatgtttAGGTGAAGTGTTTTCCTGATATTGTTTTATATAATATTTAGAAGTAAATGGAAAAGTAAAAGAAGAAAGCAAAATGAAAAGAACAAACAATATGAAAAActgaaaggaaaagaagaaacacTCAAGGCCTGCGGTCACGGCTGGGCTGTGCTATTATGGACCGTATCTTTCGGCTGGCCTTGCGTGCCAGTGCAGTGTTGCGGCCGTTAAGACGATCCTCTTGAGGTTGGGCTTCTGGGCCAGTTCAGTGTTGTAGCATGTCTTTTTGTGCTTAGTTTGTTCCACATTTTTGTTCCACCTGTTTCTATCTTTCTTTATTTTAATATTTCTTGTCCTATTTTTTCATTGCTtttgtttgtttctttttctttctttgcaaCACATATCTAAATTTTTCATATTCATTATACATTTTTATTATACATGAGGAACATTGTTTTGTACTTATTTAACATCTTCATAATAGATGATTGTTTTACAAAGATATGTTTTCTTGTGTCTCTACTATTTCCATACATATTCTACATTTTTCctgaatataaaaaatattttatatgaAACACTCTTTTGTATGATATGACATTATATTTTGGACTATGCTAACGTTTTTTTACTTTGAGTATTATTTTTGAGAAAATGTCACATAATTGTTTTTAAGATGCATTTTTCTAAATTTAAAGTATGTATCATTAAAATTAGATAAATATCTTTCTTACAATGTAtaacattttttggaaaattcCACGTACACATTTTAGAAAGGCGCGGACATTTTTTAAACGAACTTGTTTTGAATGGTCAATAAAAATTTAAAAGTAGAGCGCACATTTGTTTACACTACATTTAAATTATTAAATAGACAATCAACCCTTTTTTGAATTATCAGTATTTTGTTGTttccaaaatagaaaaaaagttaATTCCTgcaaaaaaaagaaacacaagttAATTAACACATGAGGTATGGATCACATCATCATGGCGATATCACGTGGTaactggggtggggtggggggagCCACGACCGATTCGCTATTGGTATACCTGGCCACGGGCAACCGAGCCAGACCCGAAAATCTAGGGTCGGACTTGGGCCGGCAAGGGTCGGACTTGGGCCGGCAAGTTGAGCCTGACAGTCGGGCCTGGCCGGCCCCATGGATAATCAAATTTAAGCTGCGGTCGGGCCGATCGGTCTTCTTCGGGCTTGGCCCTAATATTTAGGCCCGATGACAAGACGGGCCGGACTCGGACCTGGGATTTTAGCATTGGGCTGTTTTTGGCCCCGCCAGGCCCGAGCTATGCCCAGGTCTAGCTGCACGCGACGCTCAAGCATGGTACATAGTCGCTGAAATTATTAATTAAGAAGCACTTTTTGCAAAGGTCACTTCCATCCTTC harbors:
- the LOC123408653 gene encoding xyloglucan endotransglycosylase/hydrolase protein 8-like; the encoded protein is MAGASAYQTNHTGAEPTAVSRPVPLPLHLPPHFLLLPKKQSRAEQSRAEQGVMAMAPRAVSLSVAVVVALLATADSWLYEEFTTDGNVRADYNAQGQQVASLILTQQSGGGAFGSRRKYLYGEFSIQMKLVPGNSAGTVTSFYLSSGDGPGHDEIDMEFMGNSTGQPVVLNTNVWANGDGKKEHQFDLWFDPAADYHTYTIIWNHKNVIFKVDDLFIRSFTRYADLPYPGAKPMSVHATLWDGSYWATQKGKVPVDWSGAPFVVSYRGYSADACVPNGDGRPLSCPAGTGRWMDRQLDDAERGTVAWARRDYMRYNYCDDGWRFPQGFPAECSRG